The Myxococcota bacterium genome has a segment encoding these proteins:
- a CDS encoding transglycosylase SLT domain-containing protein, translating to MRGADAMPARSASPGARPVRRARTLLLSGLCAFLVLDGADFRAAEVGASERAAVVDLAATPAPPKGLDATGIREVLDRWNPSLDETTRARIARAIDRYSRQYSLDPALVTAVVVVESSVRPWAHSPKGAIGLMQVMPHMMDPLGLAGNPTTIESNIEAGCWILSDNIERLGEERGISAYFWGSNIRNLAYLEKVREARESFLRARPS from the coding sequence ATGCGCGGAGCCGATGCGATGCCCGCTCGTTCTGCCTCCCCCGGCGCGCGTCCCGTGCGACGCGCGCGGACCCTCCTGCTCTCCGGACTGTGTGCCTTCCTCGTCCTCGACGGCGCCGACTTCCGCGCCGCCGAGGTCGGCGCTTCCGAGCGCGCGGCCGTCGTCGACCTCGCCGCCACCCCCGCACCGCCGAAGGGCCTCGACGCGACGGGAATTCGCGAGGTCCTCGACCGCTGGAACCCGTCGCTCGACGAGACGACGCGCGCGCGCATCGCGCGCGCGATCGACCGCTACAGCCGCCAGTACTCGCTCGACCCGGCGCTCGTGACCGCCGTCGTCGTGGTCGAGAGCAGCGTTCGCCCCTGGGCGCACAGCCCCAAGGGCGCGATCGGTCTCATGCAGGTGATGCCGCACATGATGGACCCGCTCGGTCTCGCCGGGAACCCGACGACGATCGAGAGCAACATCGAGGCGGGGTGCTGGATCCTCTCGGACAACATCGAGCGGCTCGGTGAGGAGCGCGGCATCTCGGCCTACTTCTGGGGCTCGAACATCCGGAACCTCGCCTATCTCGAGAAGGTGCGAGAGGCCCGGGAATCCTTCCTTCGCGCGCGCCCGTCCTGA
- a CDS encoding outer membrane lipoprotein carrier protein LolA, whose amino-acid sequence MQSFYESVRDIDARFAQSTQSVALGTGAAAGESTSTGRVVVAKPGRMRWEYESPRPNLVVSDGSTLWIYDPQTREAQHFAVASGYLTGAALSFLLGEGSLDDEFRVDALRCTAELAELDLHPRTDAGYERLGLVVARSTGEVRETRVVDLFGNVTTVRFRDVRINASPPASTFDFSPPEDAKVFDLTGS is encoded by the coding sequence GTGCAGTCGTTCTACGAATCCGTCCGCGACATCGACGCGCGCTTCGCGCAGTCGACGCAGTCGGTGGCGCTCGGTACCGGGGCCGCAGCAGGCGAGAGCACGTCGACCGGGCGCGTCGTCGTCGCGAAGCCGGGGAGGATGCGCTGGGAGTACGAGTCACCGCGTCCGAACCTCGTCGTCAGCGACGGGTCGACGCTGTGGATCTACGATCCGCAGACGCGCGAGGCACAGCACTTCGCGGTCGCCTCGGGGTACCTCACCGGCGCCGCGCTCTCGTTCCTGCTCGGAGAGGGGAGCCTCGACGACGAATTCCGCGTCGATGCCCTGCGGTGTACGGCGGAGCTCGCCGAGCTCGACCTCCACCCGCGCACGGATGCGGGCTACGAGCGTCTCGGCCTCGTGGTCGCGCGCTCGACGGGAGAGGTTCGCGAGACGCGCGTGGTCGACCTCTTCGGGAACGTCACGACGGTCCGGTTCCGCGACGTCCGCATCAACGCGTCACCGCCGGCCTCCACCTTCGACTTCTCCCCGCCCGAGGACGCGAAGGTGTTCGATCTCACCGGGAGCTGA
- a CDS encoding DNA translocase FtsK 4TM domain-containing protein, whose amino-acid sequence MAKAAARSKRSRASRSSDQPTFVSRLGSEVAGLVLLLVAAIGALALATYSPADPVLELVRVANRAGAVGATLAGVLIRGIGLGSVAAVGAIAVLGARLILGMGVPGVASRFWLGAGALAVGMACAGPTLTALFPTWEAPAAVVGGLLGDRLFRLQSLLLSIWGAALVNVALLSVGLLCATGVSSAAALRAIGVAVAAVAGVASALVERLADGVRALAAAAVELVARARAGLREGVAAFQVWREQRARQRRAAAARRRAEAEDAARASEEAGAKPAAELPPAATLEAPDAAAGVEQERPSRRRAGSEPDIVDHLAESARKRQPSQEAFDFDDGGPAGPFQLPDTAIFQAPPEGTNGFDRDSLLMNSRILEKKLADFGVQGRVVRVHPGPVITMYEYEPASGIKVNRIVNLTDDLAMALRALSIRIIAPLPGKSVVGIEVPNPERETVYLRTLLEADGFRKSPSRLEVAMGKDIFGTCVSADLAKMPHLLVAGATGTGKSVFLNSFLCSLLCRARPDELKLLLIDPKLLELSVYEGIPHLIADVVTNPKRAAAALRGVVRKMEERYQMMSAVQVRNIAQFNERARDALAEGETHFRLKAKAEETEGELVEWQLLPYIVVVIDELADLMVLAAKEVEESLQRLAQMARASGIHLVLATQRPSVDVLTGVIKANFPSRVSFQVSSRIDSRTILDQNGAENLLGMGDMLYLAPNSSRVQRLHGPFVDEKEVGELVAFLRDQGRPEFDDSLVQAGEEAAAAEARDGDEVDEMFDQAVAIVAETRNASISYVQRRLKIGYNRAARIVEEMEAQGMIGPQVGTKPREVFVRKPDDGDYE is encoded by the coding sequence ATGGCTAAGGCCGCTGCGCGCTCGAAGCGCTCCCGCGCGTCGCGGTCGAGCGATCAACCGACGTTCGTATCTCGCCTCGGAAGCGAAGTCGCCGGGCTCGTGCTGCTGCTCGTCGCCGCGATCGGTGCGCTCGCGCTCGCGACGTACTCGCCCGCCGACCCCGTCCTCGAACTCGTGCGCGTCGCAAATCGCGCGGGCGCCGTCGGAGCGACGCTCGCGGGTGTCCTGATTCGCGGGATCGGCCTCGGCTCGGTTGCGGCGGTCGGTGCGATCGCCGTGCTCGGGGCGCGGCTCATTCTCGGGATGGGCGTCCCCGGCGTCGCCTCCCGCTTCTGGCTCGGAGCCGGCGCACTCGCCGTGGGAATGGCGTGCGCGGGCCCGACGCTGACCGCGCTCTTCCCGACGTGGGAGGCGCCGGCGGCCGTCGTCGGCGGCCTGCTCGGCGATCGCCTCTTCCGGCTCCAGTCGCTCCTCCTGAGCATCTGGGGTGCGGCGCTCGTCAACGTCGCGCTGCTCTCCGTCGGGCTCCTCTGCGCGACGGGGGTGTCGAGTGCGGCGGCGCTCCGGGCGATCGGCGTCGCCGTTGCGGCGGTCGCGGGCGTCGCATCTGCGCTCGTCGAGCGGCTCGCCGACGGCGTTCGTGCGCTCGCCGCCGCCGCGGTCGAGCTCGTCGCGCGTGCGCGCGCGGGCCTGCGCGAGGGCGTGGCCGCGTTCCAGGTGTGGCGCGAGCAGCGCGCGCGCCAGCGTCGCGCAGCGGCGGCCCGCCGCCGCGCGGAGGCGGAGGACGCCGCTCGTGCCTCCGAGGAAGCGGGCGCGAAGCCCGCGGCGGAGCTGCCGCCGGCCGCGACCCTCGAGGCTCCGGACGCCGCCGCGGGCGTGGAGCAGGAGCGGCCGTCGCGGCGCAGAGCGGGAAGCGAGCCCGACATCGTCGACCACCTGGCGGAGAGCGCCCGCAAGCGCCAGCCGTCGCAGGAGGCGTTCGACTTCGACGACGGGGGACCAGCCGGACCGTTCCAGCTCCCCGACACCGCGATCTTCCAGGCGCCGCCCGAGGGCACGAACGGGTTCGATCGCGACTCGTTGCTCATGAACTCGCGCATCCTCGAGAAGAAGCTCGCCGACTTCGGCGTGCAGGGGCGCGTGGTGCGCGTGCATCCCGGCCCCGTGATCACGATGTACGAGTACGAGCCCGCGTCGGGCATCAAGGTCAACCGGATCGTCAACCTCACCGACGACCTCGCGATGGCGCTGCGCGCGCTGTCGATCCGGATCATCGCGCCGCTTCCGGGGAAGAGCGTGGTGGGCATCGAGGTGCCGAACCCGGAGCGCGAGACGGTCTACCTGCGCACGCTGCTCGAGGCGGACGGGTTCCGGAAGAGCCCGTCCCGGCTCGAAGTGGCCATGGGCAAGGACATCTTCGGGACGTGCGTATCCGCCGATCTCGCGAAGATGCCCCACCTGCTCGTCGCGGGTGCGACCGGCACGGGCAAGAGCGTCTTCCTCAACTCGTTCCTGTGCTCGCTGCTCTGTCGCGCGCGTCCCGACGAGCTCAAGCTGCTGCTGATCGACCCGAAGCTGCTCGAGCTCTCGGTCTACGAAGGCATTCCGCACCTCATCGCCGACGTCGTGACGAATCCGAAGCGCGCTGCGGCCGCGCTCCGCGGCGTCGTCCGGAAGATGGAGGAGCGCTACCAGATGATGAGCGCCGTGCAGGTGCGCAACATCGCCCAGTTCAACGAGCGCGCGCGCGACGCGCTCGCCGAGGGCGAGACGCACTTCCGGCTGAAGGCGAAGGCGGAGGAGACGGAGGGGGAGCTCGTCGAGTGGCAGTTGCTCCCCTACATCGTCGTCGTCATCGACGAGCTCGCCGACCTCATGGTGCTCGCGGCGAAGGAGGTCGAGGAGTCGCTCCAGCGCCTGGCGCAGATGGCGCGCGCTTCCGGCATCCACCTCGTGCTCGCGACGCAGCGTCCGAGCGTCGACGTCCTCACGGGTGTGATCAAGGCGAACTTCCCGTCGCGTGTCTCGTTCCAGGTCTCGTCGCGCATCGATTCGCGCACGATCCTCGACCAGAACGGCGCCGAGAACCTGCTCGGCATGGGCGACATGCTGTACCTCGCTCCGAACTCGTCGCGCGTGCAGCGCCTGCACGGCCCCTTCGTGGACGAGAAGGAGGTCGGCGAGCTCGTCGCGTTCCTGCGCGACCAGGGGCGGCCCGAGTTCGACGATTCGCTGGTCCAGGCCGGGGAAGAAGCGGCGGCCGCCGAGGCGCGCGACGGCGACGAGGTCGACGAGATGTTCGACCAGGCCGTCGCGATCGTGGCGGAGACGCGGAACGCGTCGATCTCCTACGTCCAGCGGCGGCTCAAGATCGGCTACAACCGCGCGGCGCGCATCGTCGAGGAGATGGAGGCGCAGGGCATGATCGGCCCGCAGGTCGGCACGAAGCCCCGCGAGGTGTTCGTGCGGAAGCCCGACGACGGCGACTATGAATAG
- the radC gene encoding DNA repair protein RadC, with translation MAPSEPDRPRERMHSLGARSLSNAELVALVLRSGARGRDALSIAQEVLRAVDGVDGLARASAAALARLDGLGPATAGSLSAAIELGRRVASRPVQAGHVLRGPEDVHLHFAPRLRDAARERFLVLLLDGRHRVLGDATVSVGTLTASLVHPREVFRPALARAAAAVVLVHNHPSGDPTPSAEDRRVTSRLAEAGELLGVRVVDHVVVAERGYFSFQQAGELGGDV, from the coding sequence GTGGCACCGAGCGAGCCGGACCGCCCGCGCGAGCGGATGCACTCGCTCGGCGCGCGCTCGCTGTCGAATGCGGAGCTCGTCGCGCTCGTGCTCCGCAGCGGCGCGCGTGGGCGGGATGCGCTCTCGATCGCGCAGGAGGTACTGCGCGCGGTGGACGGGGTGGACGGCCTCGCGCGCGCGAGCGCGGCCGCGCTCGCGCGCCTCGATGGGCTCGGCCCCGCGACGGCGGGCTCGCTGTCCGCGGCGATCGAGCTCGGCCGTCGGGTCGCCTCGCGTCCCGTCCAGGCCGGCCACGTGCTGCGAGGGCCGGAGGACGTGCACCTGCACTTCGCGCCGCGGCTGCGCGATGCGGCGCGCGAGCGCTTCCTCGTGCTGCTCCTCGACGGGCGCCACCGCGTGCTCGGCGACGCGACCGTCTCGGTCGGGACGCTGACCGCGAGCCTCGTCCATCCTCGCGAGGTGTTCCGTCCCGCGCTCGCGCGCGCGGCGGCGGCCGTCGTGCTCGTGCACAACCACCCGAGCGGCGATCCGACGCCCTCCGCCGAGGACCGCCGCGTCACGAGCCGTCTCGCCGAAGCGGGCGAGCTTCTCGGTGTGCGCGTCGTCGACCACGTCGTGGTCGCCGAGCGCGGCTACTTCAGCTTCCAGCAGGCCGGGGAGCTCGGCGGCGACGTCTGA
- a CDS encoding alpha/beta hydrolase → MTPLSTEVVRRESSFRASDGLRLVSRSWRAAGERAARGRVVLVHGFGEHSGRYDEMAAWLVDRGFAVDAYDHRGHGLSEGHRNFVPRARGFDAYVDDLMTFLALLAGEREEAARILVGHSMGGLVVARALARRGPDVACAVISGAALAVSPGFSRTKQWLARALAVVAPRLAMESGLPVAGLSRDPEVVRRYEADPLVCTRMTAGLAAAMLRAQIETACEGSRVRVPLLGLHGADDPICPARGTERFLRDVATPRSAFEAYAGLRHEIFNEPERVAVWEDVVAFAAGDGEEGRA, encoded by the coding sequence ATGACCCCTCTGTCCACCGAGGTCGTTCGCCGCGAATCCTCGTTCCGCGCCTCCGACGGCCTTCGTCTCGTGAGCCGGTCGTGGCGCGCCGCCGGCGAGCGAGCTGCTCGCGGACGCGTCGTGCTCGTGCACGGCTTCGGCGAGCACAGCGGTCGGTACGACGAGATGGCCGCATGGCTCGTCGATCGCGGCTTCGCCGTCGACGCCTACGACCACCGCGGCCACGGCCTGTCCGAGGGGCATCGCAACTTCGTGCCACGCGCACGCGGCTTCGATGCCTACGTCGACGACCTCATGACGTTCCTCGCCCTGCTCGCCGGCGAACGCGAGGAGGCTGCACGCATCCTCGTCGGACATAGCATGGGTGGGCTCGTGGTGGCGCGCGCACTCGCGCGGCGCGGTCCGGACGTCGCCTGCGCCGTGATCTCGGGTGCCGCCCTCGCGGTGTCCCCCGGCTTCTCCCGCACGAAGCAGTGGCTCGCCCGCGCGCTCGCGGTCGTCGCACCGCGGCTCGCGATGGAATCGGGGCTCCCCGTGGCCGGCCTGTCGCGCGACCCCGAGGTCGTCCGGCGCTACGAGGCCGACCCGCTCGTGTGCACCCGGATGACGGCGGGCCTCGCCGCCGCCATGCTCCGAGCGCAGATCGAGACCGCGTGCGAGGGGTCGCGGGTCCGCGTCCCGCTGCTCGGCCTCCACGGTGCCGACGATCCGATCTGCCCCGCGCGAGGGACCGAGCGCTTCCTCCGCGACGTCGCGACACCGCGCAGCGCCTTCGAGGCGTACGCTGGTCTGCGCCACGAGATCTTCAACGAGCCCGAGCGGGTCGCGGTCTGGGAGGACGTGGTCGCGTTCGCGGCGGGCGACGGCGAGGAGGGGCGGGCGTGA
- a CDS encoding ATP-binding protein, whose translation MTATPVSPSSPTDTGALVGPPRVREIVESLSRLHDLVVVCDGEDRIAWWSDRLGVVASDAADLVGARFADVVRGAADLTDLRTQVASPLGVGAGRIELEGSDGDALEVSAFRLATDRDLTVLVGRTTEEARRAAACLRGNAAYLAAVLDCAPDAVIATDRGGFVSYANPAAAALFHTRADALEGHPLASCLPCTAGLAAVLDGVRGEAVTGQDLEIVDASGRRYVSVSTSELRLPSGEVAGNVVFVRDVSKRRLAEIRLAEKAEELEQYVSHVSHDLRSPLSSLLGFASLLRREPLGARGESFLDRIEQSGRTMETLITDLLELSRIGSSNEPAEWVAPLPILEQIAAEWKSRFEERGIELDLPGDAPLVFCHRTRLYQLFSNLLGNAIAHMGTRDGARVCVAIDEEPHAHHLRVVDNGRGIAREHHERIFDVFATLGRRADGAKSTGIGLAIVRRIAIAHGGRAWVESEPGCGSAFHVTIARPARS comes from the coding sequence ATGACCGCGACTCCCGTCAGCCCCTCGTCTCCGACCGACACCGGCGCCCTCGTCGGGCCGCCTCGAGTCCGCGAGATCGTCGAGAGCCTGTCCCGCCTCCACGACCTGGTGGTCGTGTGCGACGGCGAGGATCGGATCGCATGGTGGAGCGATCGGCTCGGCGTCGTCGCGAGCGACGCCGCGGATCTCGTCGGAGCGCGCTTCGCCGACGTCGTGCGCGGCGCCGCCGACCTGACCGACCTCCGGACACAGGTCGCGTCGCCGCTCGGAGTCGGTGCCGGCCGGATCGAGCTCGAGGGCTCGGACGGCGACGCGCTCGAGGTGAGCGCGTTCCGTCTCGCGACCGACCGCGACCTCACCGTGCTCGTCGGGCGGACGACCGAGGAGGCCCGGCGCGCCGCCGCCTGCCTTCGCGGCAATGCCGCCTACCTGGCGGCCGTGCTCGACTGCGCACCCGACGCGGTGATCGCGACCGATCGCGGCGGCTTCGTGAGCTATGCGAACCCCGCCGCAGCCGCGCTCTTCCACACGCGCGCCGACGCGCTCGAAGGACACCCGCTCGCGAGCTGCCTGCCGTGCACCGCCGGGCTCGCCGCAGTGCTCGACGGCGTGCGCGGCGAGGCGGTGACCGGGCAGGATCTCGAGATCGTCGACGCGTCGGGCCGGCGCTACGTCTCCGTCTCGACGAGCGAGCTGCGGCTGCCGTCGGGAGAAGTCGCCGGCAACGTCGTGTTCGTTCGCGACGTGAGCAAGCGACGCCTCGCCGAGATCCGCCTCGCGGAAAAGGCCGAGGAGCTCGAGCAGTACGTGTCGCACGTCTCGCACGACCTGCGGTCGCCCCTCTCCTCCCTGCTCGGCTTCGCGAGCCTGCTTCGGCGCGAGCCGCTCGGTGCGCGCGGCGAGTCGTTCCTCGACCGCATCGAGCAGAGCGGGCGGACGATGGAGACGCTGATCACCGATCTCCTCGAGCTCTCGCGCATCGGAAGCTCGAACGAGCCCGCGGAGTGGGTGGCCCCGCTGCCGATCCTCGAGCAGATCGCGGCCGAGTGGAAGTCGCGCTTCGAGGAGCGCGGGATCGAGCTCGACCTGCCCGGCGACGCGCCGCTCGTCTTCTGCCATCGCACGCGCCTCTATCAGCTGTTCTCGAACCTGCTGGGCAACGCGATCGCGCACATGGGCACGCGCGACGGCGCGCGCGTCTGCGTCGCGATCGACGAGGAGCCGCACGCACATCACCTTCGCGTCGTCGACAACGGGCGCGGCATCGCGCGCGAGCACCACGAGCGCATCTTCGACGTCTTCGCGACGCTAGGCCGACGCGCGGACGGCGCGAAGTCGACGGGCATCGGGCTCGCGATCGTGCGAAGGATCGCCATCGCGCATGGGGGCCGCGCGTGGGTGGAGAGCGAGCCCGGGTGCGGGAGCGCATTCCACGTGACGATCGCGCGACCTGCTCGAAGCTAG
- a CDS encoding prolipoprotein diacylglyceryl transferase translates to MYPILFHVPYFGIPITTFGVMMVLGFLAAYWLTARRMSELGLDTELASSLLLWCMVGGVVGSKLYYAVDTVIRGENASVLAAFFSRGGMTWYGGFFGGLACGIVGCRVNGLRVLTFANAVAPGLAVGQALGRVGCFLVGDDYGRPTDVAWGLAFPEGSPPVDVPVHPTMLYEVAWLVPIAWLLWRRRDASPLLIGEYLMANGAGRAVIEHWRVNERVALGLSEAQWIGVALVVVGAAGWALARAGKVSEAA, encoded by the coding sequence ATGTACCCGATCCTGTTCCACGTGCCGTACTTCGGCATCCCGATCACCACCTTCGGCGTGATGATGGTGCTCGGCTTCCTCGCCGCGTACTGGCTCACCGCGCGGCGCATGAGCGAGCTCGGTCTCGACACGGAGCTCGCCTCGAGCCTGCTCCTGTGGTGCATGGTCGGCGGCGTCGTCGGATCGAAGCTCTACTACGCGGTCGACACGGTGATCCGCGGCGAGAACGCGAGCGTGCTCGCGGCGTTCTTCTCGCGCGGCGGCATGACGTGGTACGGCGGCTTCTTCGGCGGCCTCGCCTGCGGCATCGTCGGCTGTCGCGTGAACGGACTGCGCGTCCTCACCTTCGCGAACGCCGTCGCGCCGGGGCTCGCCGTGGGGCAGGCGCTCGGACGCGTCGGCTGCTTCCTCGTCGGCGACGACTACGGACGCCCGACCGACGTCGCGTGGGGGCTCGCCTTCCCGGAAGGCTCGCCCCCCGTCGACGTGCCCGTACATCCGACGATGCTCTACGAGGTCGCCTGGCTCGTGCCGATCGCCTGGCTGCTCTGGCGTCGACGCGATGCCAGCCCGCTGCTGATCGGCGAGTACCTGATGGCGAACGGCGCGGGCCGCGCGGTGATCGAGCACTGGCGCGTGAACGAGCGCGTCGCCCTCGGCCTGTCCGAAGCACAGTGGATCGGCGTCGCACTCGTCGTCGTCGGGGCCGCGGGATGGGCGCTCGCACGCGCCGGGAAGGTGAGCGAAGCGGCCTAG
- the moaC gene encoding cyclic pyranopterin monophosphate synthase MoaC → MSDRLTHLDAQGRARMVDIGDKPMTRRECVARGEVRMERATLERIAEGAIAKGDVLATARIAGIQAAKRTHEWIPLAHPLPLDAVEVVLTPDSAGGRLRIEARASATWRTGIEMEALVAVSAAALTVYDMCKAVDRGMEVGRVRLVRKTGGKSGDWVRVGESEEA, encoded by the coding sequence GTGAGCGATCGCTTGACGCACCTCGACGCGCAGGGGCGCGCTCGCATGGTCGACATCGGCGACAAGCCGATGACGCGCCGCGAGTGCGTGGCCCGCGGCGAGGTGCGCATGGAACGCGCGACGCTCGAACGCATCGCCGAAGGGGCGATCGCGAAGGGCGACGTGCTGGCGACCGCGCGGATCGCGGGCATCCAGGCGGCGAAGCGCACGCACGAGTGGATCCCGCTGGCCCACCCCCTCCCGCTCGATGCCGTCGAGGTCGTGCTCACCCCCGACTCGGCCGGCGGGCGACTGCGGATCGAGGCCCGCGCGAGTGCCACCTGGCGGACGGGGATCGAGATGGAGGCGCTCGTCGCGGTGTCGGCCGCGGCGCTCACGGTGTACGACATGTGCAAGGCCGTCGATCGCGGGATGGAGGTCGGGCGCGTGCGGCTGGTGCGCAAGACGGGCGGCAAGAGCGGCGACTGGGTGCGCGTCGGCGAATCCGAGGAGGCGTAG
- a CDS encoding YfhL family 4Fe-4S dicluster ferredoxin: MATRITEQCIDCGLCLPECPNGAISEASLGHAIDPARCTECVGFHAVEQCAAVCPVDCCIPDGEREESEAVLLERARKLHPARAHELVLSPATSRFRR; the protein is encoded by the coding sequence GTGGCGACGCGGATCACCGAGCAGTGCATCGATTGCGGGCTCTGCCTGCCCGAGTGCCCGAACGGAGCGATCTCCGAGGCGTCGCTCGGGCACGCCATCGACCCGGCGCGCTGCACGGAGTGCGTGGGCTTCCACGCCGTCGAGCAGTGCGCGGCGGTGTGTCCCGTCGACTGCTGCATCCCCGACGGCGAGCGCGAGGAATCGGAGGCGGTGTTGCTCGAGCGCGCGCGCAAGCTCCACCCGGCGCGGGCGCACGAGCTCGTGCTCTCGCCGGCGACCTCCCGCTTCCGCCGCTGA
- a CDS encoding TIGR02266 family protein — MARVSVETAGQTFSEERRRWDRTDLVVRVEYSTVDDLFSEFTRDINEGGVFIETDDPQPLGTAVTLQFHLPGAADPVKTSGIVVRSNDGATGEPMGMAVEFEELPPNARAQINEMIRALRQTR, encoded by the coding sequence ATGGCCCGAGTGAGCGTCGAGACTGCGGGACAGACCTTCTCCGAAGAGCGTCGTCGGTGGGATCGCACCGATCTCGTCGTGCGCGTCGAGTATTCGACGGTCGACGATCTCTTCTCCGAGTTCACGCGCGACATCAACGAGGGCGGCGTCTTCATCGAGACCGATGATCCGCAGCCGCTCGGCACCGCCGTGACGCTCCAGTTCCACCTCCCCGGCGCCGCCGATCCGGTGAAGACGTCGGGGATCGTCGTCCGCAGCAACGACGGTGCGACCGGCGAGCCGATGGGCATGGCCGTCGAGTTCGAGGAGCTGCCGCCGAACGCACGCGCGCAGATCAACGAGATGATCCGCGCCCTCAGGCAGACCCGCTAG
- a CDS encoding single-stranded DNA-binding protein — MAGVNKVILIGNLGRDPELRYTQSGQAVANFSIATSENWNDKSSGERVERTEWHRIVAWGRTAELAAQYLSKGRTVYVEGRLQTREYEDRDGVKRRVTEVVASNITFLGGRGGEGAAGGGGGSAPESGGGSGPPDDDIPF; from the coding sequence ATGGCAGGCGTCAACAAGGTCATCCTGATCGGCAATCTCGGTCGCGACCCCGAGCTGCGGTACACGCAGAGCGGTCAGGCGGTCGCGAACTTCTCGATCGCGACGAGCGAGAACTGGAACGACAAGAGCTCGGGCGAGCGCGTCGAGCGCACCGAGTGGCATCGGATCGTCGCGTGGGGTCGCACCGCGGAGCTCGCGGCGCAGTACCTGTCGAAGGGTCGGACGGTCTACGTCGAGGGGCGCCTGCAGACGCGCGAGTACGAGGACCGCGACGGCGTGAAGCGACGCGTCACCGAGGTGGTCGCGAGCAACATCACGTTCCTCGGTGGTCGCGGTGGCGAAGGCGCGGCAGGCGGCGGAGGCGGCAGTGCGCCGGAGTCGGGTGGCGGCAGCGGCCCGCCCGACGACGACATCCCGTTCTAA
- a CDS encoding sigma-70 family RNA polymerase sigma factor yields MTDRVFSRTRAPDEIEDPDLELVEAWKAGDEGAFEQLVRRHQARVYRLLYRMMGSREEAEDVAQDCFLSLYRHGKRFRSEARFSTFVYRVAANAALNRRRTLGRARARIDKLATRQAAGDDLPSSPRDPEDSALGNELTQHVRDALDELSPSLRLPVVLYDIEGLAYGEIAEILDIAEGTVKSRIHRARQALRERLSGLLPGTSRGADS; encoded by the coding sequence GTGACGGATCGGGTCTTCTCTCGCACGCGCGCGCCGGACGAGATCGAGGATCCGGACCTCGAGCTCGTCGAGGCGTGGAAGGCGGGCGACGAGGGGGCGTTCGAGCAGCTCGTCCGCCGCCACCAGGCCCGCGTGTATCGCCTCCTCTATCGAATGATGGGCAGCCGCGAGGAGGCCGAGGACGTCGCACAGGACTGCTTCCTCAGCCTCTATCGCCACGGCAAGCGCTTCCGCAGCGAGGCCCGCTTCTCGACCTTCGTCTACCGCGTCGCCGCGAACGCGGCGCTGAACCGGCGTCGGACGCTCGGCCGCGCGCGCGCGCGTATCGACAAGCTCGCGACGCGGCAGGCTGCGGGCGACGATCTTCCGAGCTCCCCGCGCGATCCCGAGGACAGCGCGCTCGGCAACGAGCTCACGCAGCACGTCCGCGACGCGCTCGACGAGCTCTCTCCTTCCCTGCGACTTCCGGTCGTCCTCTACGACATCGAGGGCCTCGCCTACGGCGAGATCGCCGAGATCCTCGACATCGCGGAAGGCACCGTGAAGTCGCGCATCCATCGTGCCCGGCAGGCGCTGCGCGAGCGCCTGAGTGGGCTGCTTCCGGGAACTTCGCGAGGAGCCGATTCGTGA